A part of Ascaphus truei isolate aAscTru1 unplaced genomic scaffold, aAscTru1.hap1 HAP1_SCAFFOLD_702, whole genome shotgun sequence genomic DNA contains:
- the LOC142485995 gene encoding histone H2B 1.1-like: MPEPAKSVPAAKKGSKKAVTKTQKKDGKKRRKSRKESYAIYVYKVLKQVHPDTGISSKAMGIMNSFVNDIFERIAGESSRLAHYNKRSTITSREIQTAVRLLLPGELAKHAVSEGTKAVTKYTSAK, encoded by the coding sequence ATGCCTGAACCAGCCAAGTCTGTGCCAGCGGCCAAGAAGGGCTCTAAGAAAGCCGTGACCAAGACCCagaagaaggatgggaagaaGCGTAGGAAGAGCAGGAAGGAAAGTTACGCGATCTACGTGTACAAAGTGCTGAAGCAGGTTCACCCTGACACCGGCATCTCCTCCAAGGCCATGGGCATCatgaactcctttgtgaatgaTATCTTCGAGCGCATCGCAGGGGAATCGTCCCGTCTGGCTCATTACAACAAGCGCTCGACCATCACTTCCCGGGAGATCCAGACCGCTGTGCGCCTGCTGCTGCCGGGAGAGCTGGCCAAGCACGCCGTGTCCGAGGGCACCAAGGCGGTCACCAAGTATACCAGCGCCAAGTAA
- the LOC142486001 gene encoding histone H2A type 1-like, whose amino-acid sequence MSGRGKQGGKTRAKAKTRSSRAGLQFPVGRVHRLLRKGNYAQRVGAGAPVYLAAVLEYLTAEILELAGNAARDNKKSRIIPRHLQLAVRNDEELNRLLGGVTIAQGGVLPNIQAVLLPKKTESHKPAKSSK is encoded by the coding sequence ATGTCTGGAAGAGGCAAACAAGGCGGGAAAACTCGCGCTAAGGCCAAGACGCGCTCATCTCGGGCTGGGCTGCAGTTCCCAGTCGGCCGTGTGCACAGGCTGCTTCGGAAGGGAAATTATGCTCAGCGTGTGGGGGCCGGAGCCCCGGTCTATTTGGCCGCAGTGCTGGAGTATCTGACCGCTGAGATCCTGGAGTTGGCCGGTAACGCCGCCCGGGACAATAAGAAGTCCCGCATCATCCCCCGGCACCTGCAGCTCGCTGTGCGGAACGACGAGGAGCTGAACAGGCTGCTCGGAGGGGTCACCATCGCTCAGGGGGGTGTCCTGCCCAACATCCAGGCCGTGCTACTGCCCAAGAAAACCGAGAGCCACAAGCCGGCCAAGAGCAGCAAGTGA